The DNA segment CTACGGTGCCGCCTGTACAAGCGACGCATAACGAACGTGTTGTTATAGTTCTCTCGACGCCTTGAAGGCGCTCCTCCTCTTTGACGACTTTTAACATCGAGTCCCTTCCGTGAAACTGGGGCAAAGTCTAAAGTAAAAAATGGCTATGTCTACTGTTCCGATCTAATTTGTTTCACCAATCGAGCACAATCCAAATTAACTGCATATATTTCATTGCCTTATAAATCTAGGCAATTTCATTAAGCCCAGTTTCCAAGTCGACAGGTCAAGTATTGCCCGTACAGCCATCCTTCCTCGCCCATGCCTACGATTCCGATGGCGCCGCGTCGATTGGGAAAAGCTCCCGATTCCTGAACGGGCCAACCGGAAGCCTCGTCTGCAACGGCAGTTTTCGGTATCCTAAAGTGATGCGCCACACTGGCACGTCCAACCACGACCCCCAAGCCCTTCCGCAAGCGTTCCTGTGCCGCCTGCGCAGCGCGTGTTTAATCGTCTGTCTGTGTCTCCTGGCCTATGGGTCGGTCCAGGCCGCCGCTAAAAAGGGCGTTACGAAACCGCCGCCGACACCCGCCGCAACGCCTGCGCCGGACGCCCTCAAAATTGCGTTCCTGCATCCGGCATCCACGCCATCCCTCACTCAGCCGCCGTTTTTCATCGCGGAGGACCGCAGTGGCGGTATGCAGGGGGCGCGTCTCGGGACCCAGGACAATAACACCACCGGCCAATTCACCCGCCAGCACTTCGAACTGCTCGAAGCCGAAATCACCGATGACGTAGCCCCGGCGGAAAAAGCCCGGCAGATGCTGGCGCAGGGCTTCCGCCACCTGATCGTCAATCTGCCGGCGGACGCCATCAAGGCCATCGCCGCCCTGCCGGAGGCTCAGAATGCGCTGATCTACAACATCGGCAGCAGCGACGACGAACTACGCGGCGTCGCCTGCTCGCCGAATCTGTTGCACCTGCTCCCAAGCCGAGCCATGCGCGCCGACGCCCTGGCGCAATACCTGTCAAAAAAGCGCTGGCAAAAGCTTTTGCTGGCCGTGGGGCCGGAAGCCGCGGACCAGGCGTATGCCGCCGCTGTGCGCAGGGCGGCCGCGCGCTTCGGCCTGAAGATCGTGGCGGAGCGTCCCTGGCAGCATACCTTCGACGAGCGCCGCACACCGGAGTCCGAGATTCCCGTCTTCACCCAGGGCGTCGAATACGACATCCTGGTCGTGGCCGATGAATCGGGCGCTTTCGGCGACCTTCTCAGCTACCGTACCTGGTTGTCCCGTCCCGTGGCCGGCACTCAAGGGCTGATGCCCGTGGGCTGGCATTACACCCATGAGCAATGGGGCGCGATCCAATTGCAAAATCGTTTCAAGGACCTGACCGGCGTCTGGATGAGCGAGGTCGATTACGCGGCCTGGCTGGCGGTGCGCGCCATCGGCGAGGCCGCGACACGCACCAAGACCATGCAGTTCGAACCGATCCGCGGCTTCCTGCGCGGACCCGAGCTGTCCCTGGCGGGATTCAAGGGCGTTCCCCTGTCCTTCCGCCCTTGGGATGGCCAGCTGAGGCAGCCCGTGCTGCTCGCCGCCGCACACTCTCTGATTGCGGTGTCGCCCATCGAGGGATTTCTGCACCCCAAGACCGAACTGGACACCTTGGGATATGACCAGCCCGAGAGCCAATGCCACCTGGCACCCTAGGAACCGATACCGATGAAGATCACTTTTGTGCTTGCGATGGCCGCCGCCTTCGCCAATCAAGCGGCCTTGGCCAGTGAAACCCTGTTTGTGACCCTGGAAAAGGACAACGCCCTCGCTCTCGTGGATGCGCAGTCGGGCAAACTCACCAAGACCGTCAAAATCGGCAAGCGCCCACGCGGCATCGAGATCAGCAAGGACTTCAAGTCGATCTACGTGGCCGTTAGCGATGACAATACCATCCTGGTGATCGACTCCAGCACACTGAAAGTCACAGGCAAGCTGCCTTCCGGCGACGATCCGGAAACCTTTGCCATCGCGCCGGACGGCAGCCAGATCTACGCCTCCAATGAGGACGACAACAAGGTCACGGTGATCGACACCGCCACGCGCAAGGCCATCAAGGCGATTCCCGTGGGCGTCGAGCCAGAAGGCATCGCCGTCAGCCCCGACGGACGCTGGCTGGCGAGCACCAGCGAGACCACCAACATGGCCCATTGGATCGACCGGGCCAAGCTCGAGATCGTCGAAAATTCCCTTGTCGACCCAAGACCCCGCTCGGCGCGTTTCACCGATGACAGCAAGCAACTCTGGGTGAGTTCGGAAATCGCGGGGAGCGTGACCGTATTCGACGTCGAATCGAAGACTCCGATCAAGAAGCTCAGCTTCAAGATACCGGGGGTGACGCAGGAGAAGATCCAGCCGGTCGGCATGCGCGTCGACAAGGATCGCCGTTATGCCTATGTCGCTCTAGGCCCCGCCAACCGGGTCGCGGTGATCGATGCCCAGAAGCTCGAGGTGCTGCAATACTTGCTGGTGGGGCAGCGGGTCTGGAATCTGGAGTTCTCACCGGACCAAAAGCGGCTGTACACCACCAACGGCGTCAGCAACGACGTCTCCATCATCGACCTGGAGAAACACAAGGTCCTGAAATCCGTCGCCGTGGGCCAATATCCCTGGGGCATTGCCGTCAAGCCATGAATGAGTCTTCCGCGCCGGCGCTCAAGGTAGCCGGCCTTTCCTACGCCTACGGGAATCGCCGCGCCCTGGATGGCGTGAACTTCACGCTTGCCGAAGGCACCTGCACCATCCTCCTCGGCCCCAATGGCGCCGGCAAGAGCACTCTGTTCGCGCTGATCACGCGCCTTTACGACAGCCGGGACGGTTTCGTGGAAATCGCCGGATTCGAGTTGAAGCAGCAATCGCGCAAGGCCCTGGCGCGGCTCGGCGTCGTGTTTCAGCAACCGACACTGGACCTCGACCTCAGCGTCGAGCAGAACCTGCGCTATCACGCGTCCCTGCACGGCCTGAGCCGGAAGCAGGCGGACGCGCGCATCCGGGAGGAACTGGAACGTCAGTCCATGTTCGAGCGCCGCAAGGAAAAGATTCGCCAGCTCAACGGCGGCCATCGCCGACGCGTGGAAATCGCCAGAGCCTTGTTGCACAGGCCTTCCCTGCTGTTGCTGGACGAACCGACCGTCGGACTGGATGTGCCCAGCCGCAAGGCCATCGTCGACTACGTGCACGGGCTTTGCCTGGATGGCCAAATTGCCGTGTTATGGGCCACGCACCTGATCGACGAGATCTACCCGCAGGACCGCATCATCGTGCTGCACAAAGGCACGATCCGCGCGGATGGCAGCCTGTCCGAGGTGCTTGCCGCCAGCCACAGCGAGACCATCGACAATGCCTTTACCGCACTCACGGGAGGCGCTGCATGAGCCCGTTGCACTATCTGCGCGCCCTGAATGGCATCGTGCTGCGCGAACTCTACCGTTTTGTGCATCAGCGGGAGCGCTTCGTCTCCGCCCTGGTGCGCCCCCTGGTCTGGCTGTTCATCTTCGCCGCGGGCTTCCGCTCCACCCTCGGAGTGGCGATCATACCGCCCTACGAAACCTACATCCTGTACGAGGTCTATATCACACCCGGCCTGCTGGGCATGATCCAGCTTTTCAACGGCATGCAAAGCTCTCTCTCCATGGTCTACGACCGCGAGATGGGCAGCATGCGTACCCTGTTGGTCAGCCCGCTGCCCCGCTGGTTTCTGCTGCTGGGCAAACTCCTCGCGGGCACCCTGGTTTCGGTGCTGCAGGCCTACACTTTCCTGGCGGTGGCCTGGTTCTACGATGTCCAAGCGCCGCCCGAGGGCTACCTGACCTTGCTACCCGCCCTGGTGCTCTCGGGATTGATGCTTGGCGCCTTGGGGCTGCTCCTGTCTTCGTTCATCAAGCAACTGGAGAATTTTGCCGGAGTCATGAATTTCGTGATCTTCCCCATGTTCTTCCTGTCCACCGCCCTCTACCCCCTGTGGAAGATTCAGGAGTCGTCAGAGCTGCTGGAAACCCTCGCCCGTTATAACCCGTTCTCTCAGGCCGTCGAACTGATCCGCTTCGCCCTCTACGAGCAGTTCAACCTGCCAGCCTGCCTACATACCGCCGCCGCCCTGGCCACCTTCCTGCTGCTGGCCGTGATCGGGTACAATCCCTCTAAAGGCATGATGCAAAGGAAAGTTGGGGGAGAATGACAAGAACCAGAACCTGGCTGGTGACCGGCGGAGCCGGCTTCATCGGCGGCAACTTCGTGCTGCGGCAGATGGCGCGGGGTGGCATCCAGGTGATCAATCTGGATGCATTGACTTACGCAGGCAACTTGGACACGCTGGAAAGCGTCAAGGATAACCCGGACCACGTATTCGTACTCGGCTCCATCGGTGACCACGGCTTGCTCGATTACCTGCTGCAGCGCTACCGGCCCGAAGCCATCGTCAATTTCGCGGCGGAAAGCCATGTAGACCGCTCCATCGATTCGCCGGAAGCCTTCGTACAAACCAATGTGCTCGGCACTTTCCATCTGCTGGAGGCAGCCCGCCAGTACTGGCGGCAGTTGCCCAGGCCCGAATCGGGCGCGTTCCGGTTCCTGCATGTGTCCACCGATGAGGTCTACGGCAGCCTGGGTGAAACCGGCAAGTTCACGGAAACCACCCGTTACCAGCCCAATTCGCCCTATTCCGCATCCAAAGCCGGATCGGACCATCTGGTGCGCGCCTACTTCCATACCTATGGCATGCCGGTGCTCACCACCAATTGCTCCAACAACTATGGGCCCTATCAGTTTCCCGAAAAGCTGATCCCCTTGATGATTCACAATGCGCTGGCAGGCAAGGCCCTCCCGGTCTACGGTAAAGGCGCCAACATCCGCGATTGGCTCTATGTGGAGGATCATTGCCGGGCCATCGAGCGGGTGCTGGAATCGGGCGTTCCGGGCCAGGTCTACAACGTCGGCGGCAACAACGAGAAGACCAACCTGGACGTGGTCCATACCCTGTGCGACTTGCTGGATGAACTGGTACCCGGTTCGCCTCACCGCCCTCACCGCCAACTTATTCAGTTCGTGACCGACCGTCCGGGGCATGATCTGCGCTACGCCATCGACGCCAGCAAGATCCGCCAGGACCTGGACTGGGAACCGGAAGAGACCTTCGAATCCGGATTACGCAAGACGGTGCAGTGGTATCTGGATCACCGCGAGTGGACCGGCCGCGTGATGGACGGCAGCTATCTCGGAGAACGACTGGGGCTGGAACCCGAAGAGAACGCCGCGTGAGTGCCAGCCGTAAGGGATTGATCCTGGCCGGAGGCTCGGGCACCCGCCTGCATCCCCTCACCCTCGCCGTCAGCAAGCAGCTGCTGCCGGTGTTCGACAAGCCGATGATCTACTACCCGCTCTCCGTGCTGATGCTGGCGGGGATGCGCGAGGTGCTGATCATCACCACGCCCCATGACCAGCCTCTGTTCCAGGCACTGCTGGGGGACGGTTCACAATGGGGCATGTCCATCACCTATGCCGTGCAGGCCAGGCCCGAGGGTCTCGCCCAGGCCTTCGTCATCGGACGCGAATTCGTCGGCTCCAACCCCAGTTGTTTGATTCTGGGGGACAACATCTTCTATGGCCACGGCTTCCAGAAATACCTGCTGACCGCCGCGGAGCGCACCGAGGGCGCCACGGTGTTCGGCTACTGGGTGAAGGATCCGGAACGCTATGGCGTGGCGGAATTCGACCACGAAGGCAAGGTTACGGCGCTGGTGGAGAAGCCGGCAGCACCCAAGTCCCAGTACGCGGTCACTGGGCTGTATTTCTACGATGCCCAGGTTTGCGACATGGCCCGTGAACTCAAGCCGTCGGCTCGGGGCGAGTTGGAAATCACCGACATCAACAACCTGTACCTACAGCAAGGACAACTTAGGGTGGACAGGCTCGGTCGCGGCATCGCCTGGCTAGACACCGGCACCCACGATTCCCTTATGCAGGCCTCCAACTTCATCCAGACCATCGAAGAAAGGCAGGGCCTCAAAGTGGCCTGTCCCGAGGAAATCGCCTGGAGCCAGGGCTGGATTGACAACGGCCAGGTGGAAGCGCTGGCCGACGGTCTCAACAAGAGCGGGTACGGGCTCTATTTGAAGCAGCTCATTCGCCAGGGAGGCCCGTTATGAAGGTCCGGGAAACGAATCTGCCCGGCGTCCTGCTGCTGGAACCCAAGGTGTTCGGCGATCCGCGCGGTTTTTTCAAGGAAAGCTGGAACCGCAGGACATTCGCCGATGCGGGCTTGAATCTCGAATTTGTCCAGGACAACCTGTCCTTCTCCCGGCGCGGCATCCTGCGCGGGCTGCATTTCCAGAATCCCAACCCCCAGGGCAAGCTGGTCCAGGCCCTGCAAGGGGAGGTGTTCGACGTGGCGGTCGATATCCGCCAGGGTTCCCCGAGCTTTGGCCAGTGGTTCGGCGCGCTGCTGTCCGAGGACAACCATCTGCAAATGTACGTGCCCGAGGGCTTCGCCCACGGTTTCTGCGTGCTCAGCGAGACCGCCCTGTTCGCCTACAAGTGCACCGATTTTTACGATCCTGGCGCCGAATTCAGCCTGCGCTACGACGACCCTGAAATCGGCATAGCATGGCCGCTGACGATCCCGCCTACCCTCTCGGCCAAGGATGAGCAGGCGATTCTCCTACGGGACTTTCCCCGCGAGGCGCTGCCGGTGTACCCGGGCCCATGAAGATCCTGCTGATCGGTCGCGAGGGGCAAATTGCCTGGGAACTGCAACGCAGCCTGGCCTGCCTGGGAGATGTGGTGGCCCTGGACCGCCGCTCCCCGGCCCTGCCGGTGGACCTGGCCGATCCGGATTCGCTACGGAAGGCCGCCAACACCGTTCAACCCCAAGTGATCGTCAACGCGGGAGCCTATACGGCGGTGGACCTGGCGGAGCAGGAGGAGACGCTCGCCTTTCAGATCAATGGCACCGCGCCCGGCGTGCTGGCCGAGGCAGCCCGAACCATCGGCGCTGCGCTGGTCCATTACTCCACGGACTACGTGTTCCCCGGCGACGGTCTGAGCCCTTACACCGAAGACGACCTCACCGGCCCTTCCAGCGTATACGGCCGCAGCAAGCTTCAAGGTGAGCTTGCCATCGCGCAGACCGGCTGTGCGCACCTGATTCTCCGCACCGCCTGGGTATATGGCGGGCGTGGACAGAACTTCCTGCTGACCATGTTGCGCCTGATGCGGGAGCGTGACTCCCTGCAGATCGTGGACGATCAGCGCGGATCACCGTCCTGGAGCCGGATGCTAGCCGAGTCTACTGCCCTGCTCCTTGCCCGTTGCGGAAACTACGAACGGCTTGTGGAGGCCTCAGGCATCTACCATCTGACCTGCGGCGGCGAAACCAGCTGGTACGGGTTCGCCCAGGCCATCCGTGCCGAAGCCATCGCCCGCGGCCTGTTGCCACCGGACTGCGCCCGTCTGGAGCCCATACCTAGCTCCGCCTACCCCCGGCCGGCGCGACGTCCATCCTACTCGGCGCTGAGCAATCAGAAGCTGGCGCAGGCCTTCGACATCCGCTTGCCGAATTGGGAGAATGCCTTGCAACTTTGCTTGTCCGACATGGCGACGGCCTAGCCGCCGGACGCACGCCGTGGCTCCTGTTCGACTCCGCTACAGCCCGTGAGGTTGCGCGGCAATAGAATTCCTTGGCACTGTCTGGCGAGAAAACCGAGATTAGCCTGAGATTCCATGCACGCACCGTTCGTCCATCTCCGCGTACACACCGAATATTCCCTGGTCGACGGCCTGGTCCGCGTCAAGCCGCTGGTCAAGCAGACGCTTAAATTGGGCATGCCCGCGGTGGCTGTCACCGACCAGTCCAATCTGTTCGCCCTGGTCAAGTTCTACAAAGCAGCGATGGGCGAAGGGGTCAAGCCCATCGCGGGTACGGACGTCTGGATCTTGAACGAGTCCGACGCCCATGCGCCCCACCGCTTGACCCTGCTGGTCCAGAACGAAACCGGCTACCGCAATCTCACCGCTTTGATTTCCCGCAGCTACCAGGAAAACCAGCACCAGGGCGTGCCCATGCTCATGGGCCACTGGCTGGCGGAGCGCCATGAAGGCCTCATCGCCCTGTCCGGCGCGATGGCCGGCCAGATCGGCCAGGCGCTATTGACAGGCAACGCGCACGAGGCGCGCAGTGCCCTCGAGAGCATGCACTCCCTGTTCGGCGACCGCTTTTACCTGGAACTGCAGCGTACGGGCAGACCCCACGAAGAGGCGTACCTGGACGCCGCCTTGGAACTGTGTTCGGAATTCGGCGTGGCGCCGGTGGCCACCAACGACGTGCGCTTCCTCCAGCCCTCCGAATTCGATGCCCACGAAGCCCGTGTCTGCATCCATCAGGGGCGGGTGCTGGACGATCCCAGGCGTCCGCGCGAGTACAGCGACCAGCAGTACCTGAAAAGCCCCGAGGAGATGGCGGAATTGTTCGCCGACATCCCCGAAGCCCTGGAAAACACCGTCGAGATCGCCAAGCGCTGCAATCTCGAGCTGACCCTGGGCAAGAACTACCTGCCGGATTTTCCGGTACCCGAAGGCATGAGCGTCGAGGACTACTTCGCGGCCCAGTCGCGCGCCGGACTGGAAGAAAGGCTGGCGGTGCTGATGCCGGGAGCGCCCGCGGAACAGCGCAAGCCCTACGAAGAACGCCTGGACGTGGAAATTGACGTCATCAACCAGATGAAGTTTCCCGGCTACTTCCTCATCGTCGCCGACTTCATACAATGGGCCAAGAACAATGGCATACCCGTAGGACCTGGCCGCGGCTCAGGCGCAGGCTCTCTGGTGGCCTACGCGCTCAAGATCACGGATCTGGACCCCATGCAGTTCGAACTCCTGTTCGAACGCTTCCTCAACCCGGAACGCGTGTCCATGCCCGACTTCGACGTGGACTTCTGCATGGAGCGGCGCGACGAAGTGATCGACTACGTGGCACGCCACTACGGCCGCGACCGCGTCTCCCAGATCATCACCTACGGTTCCATGGCCGCCAAGGCGGTGGTGCGCGACGTCGGGCGCGTATTGGGTCATCCCTATGGTTTTGTCGATCGCATCGCCAAGCTCATACCCTTTGAATTGGGCATGACCCTGGACAAGGCGCTCAAGGAAAGCGAGGACCTCCGAAAGCTCTACGACATGGACGAGGAGGTCAAGGCCCTAATCGACCTCGCCAAGTCCCTGGAAGGCATCACCCGCAACGCCGGTAAGCATGCGGGCGGCGTGGTTATCGCGCCGTCCCGGCTGATCGATTTCAGCCCGCTGTATTGCGAGCAGGGCGGCGACAATCTGGTGACCCAGTTCGATAAGGACGACGTGGAAGCGGTGGGTCTGGTCAAGTTCGACTTCCTGGGCCTGCGCACCCTCACCATCATCGACTGGGCCATGGAGACGGTCAACCGGCAGCGTACCGAGCAAAGTCTTGAGGCGCTGGACATCAATCACATTCCCAGGGACGACCCCGCCACGTACGCCCTGCTCAAGCGCAAGGCCACCACCGCCGTGTTTCAGCTCGAATCACGCGGCATGAAGGAACTGATCGGGCGCCTCCTGCCGGACTGCTTCGAGGACATCATCGCCTTGGTGGCGCTGTTCCGCCCGGGGCCTCTGCAATCGGGCATGGTGGATGATTTCGTCAACCGCAAGCACGGCAAGGCCAAGGTGGATTACCCCCACCCCAGCCTGGAAGGCATCCTCAAGCCCACCTACGGCGTGATCGTCTATCAGGAACAGGTGATGCAGATTGCCCAGGTGCTGGCGGGATACACCCTGGGCGGCGCCGACCTGCTGCGCCGCGCCATGGGCAAGAAAAAGCCCGAGGAAATGGCGAAGCAGCGCGAGATATTCGTCAAGGGCGCTGTCGAAAGGGATGTGGAGGAAGCCACGGCGAGCTACATCTTCGACCTGATGGAGAAGTTCGCCGAGTACGGTTTCAACAAATCCCATTCCGCCGCCTATGCCCTGGTCTCCTACCAGACGGCCTGGCTCAAGGCCCACTACCCCGCTGCCTTCATGGCCGCCGTGCTGTCCGCCGATATGGACAACACCGACAAGGTGGTGGTGCTGATCGAGGAGTGCCGGGAGATGAACCTGGCCATCGTGCCCCCCAATGTCAACGTCTCCCAGTTCCGCTTTACCGTCAACGACGCCGGCCAGATCGTCTATGGGCTCGGCGCCGTGAAGGGCGTGGGGGAAAACGCCATCGAGGACATCATTCGCGAGCGCGAAAGTGCCGGGCCTTACCTCGACCTGTTCGACCTGTGCCGGCGCATCGATCTGCGCAAGGCCAATCGCCGGGTACTGGAAGCTTTGATCCGCGCCGGCGCCCTGGATGTCCTCGACGCGAACCGGGCCCAGCATATGGCGCAGCTGACGGATGCCCTGAAAAACGCCGAGCAGCACGGCCGCATGGAAGCCACGGGGCAAAACGACCTGTTCGGCCTGATCATGGAGTCGGCGCCTGCAGCCGCGCCAGCCGCCGCAACCCCGCCAGTCGAGCCCTGGCCGGAAGACCAGCGGCTGGTGCAGGAAAAGGCGACTCTGGGACTCTATTTGACAGGCCATCCCATCACCCAGTACGAAGGTGAACTGGCCCATTTCATCACCGGGCGTCTTGGCAAACTTAGCGTGGAAGGCGGCGAGCAGCGCGGATACGGAAAACGCGAGGTGCGCGCCGTGGTGGCCGGATTGGTGGTGGACCTGCGCACCAAGCAGAACAAGAACGGCAAGCGCATGGGCTTCCTCAGCCTGGATGACCGCACCGGAAGACTTGAAGTCGCGGTCTTCTCCGAAGTCTTCGACAAAGTGCGGGATAATCTATTGAAGGATGTTCTGATCGTGGCGGAAGGCGGCCTGGGCATGGACGACTTCTCGGGCCAACTGCGCCTCACCGCGGAGAATTTGTACAATATCGACCAGGCCCGCGAGCACTTCGCCAAGAACCTAGTCATCCGTTGGCCGGAGCAGCCCCAATCCGGTCCCGACCTGGCTGCGGAACTGTCAGACCTATTGCGGCCCTTCCAGGGCGGGCGCTGCCCGATTTTGGTGGAATACCAGGGAAGCAAGGCCCGTTCCCTCATACAGCTGGGCGAAGCCTGGCGTGTCCACCCCGGAAGCGAGCTGCTGACACGGCTGCGCAAGCATGTGGGGACTGACCGCGTGAACATCGTCTACCCGTGATCAACCTGCGGCATGCCAGACCAAAGGCGTCCGGCCTTGCGCTAGCGCTTGCCCTGAACTTTTCTCCGGCCCGTGGCGAAAATCTGACGGAAACCTATGACCTAGCCCTGCAAAACGACCCGACGTTGCGCCAGTCGGAGGCCACGCGCGATTCCGTGCTCGAATCCATACCGCAGAGCGTTGCGCGGCTCTTGCCCAACATCAGCGTCTCTGCGCAGATGAGCAAGAATTACTTCAACACAGGTACCACCTTCATTCCAGGACAGCAGGGCTTTCAGAATTTCTGGACCAGTTCCGCCACCTTGCAGGTGACCCAACCCATCTACCATCACGACTACTGGGTACAGTTGGGCCAAGCGGATAACCAGGTCGCGCGGGCAGAAGCCCAGTACGCGGCGGAACACCAGAATCTCATCGTACGCATGGCGCGGGCCTATTTCGATGTACTCTTCGCCGAAGACAGTCTGGAATTCGCCCACGCCGAACGCGTAGCCATCGAGCGGCAATTGGAACAGGCCAAGGCGCGCTTCGACGAGGGCCTCATCGCTATCACCGATGTGCACGAAGCACAAGCCGGTTTCGACCTGGCCAATGCCAACGAGATCCGGGCAGAGAATGAATTGGACAACGCCCGCGAGGCTTTGCGGGAGATCATTGGCCAACAGGAACGCCCGCTCTCGCACCTTGCTCCGGAAATTCCGCTGAGCACGCCCCAGCCCGCCAATCTGGATGACTGGAACCGCCGCGCCCAGGAGAGCAATTTCGACATCATCGCGGCCCAGAATACGGCAGATCTGGCCAAGAAAGCCATCGACCTGCAGTTTGCGGGTCACCTGCCCACTCTGGATCTCGTCGGCCAGGCCGGTTTTTCCGACACCAACCGCATTAACGGGATACGCTACGACAACGAAGTCGTGGGCATGCAGGTGAATGTGCCGCTGTTTGCCGGTGGATCCGTGAATTCCAAGGTGCGCCAGGCCGAGCACGAGCTTTCCGCCGCGAAGGATGCCTTGGACCGGCAGCGGCGCAGCGTCACGCGGCTAACCAAGGATGCCTACCGAAGCGTGCTGTCCTCCATCAGTCAGGTCAAAGCCTTGAAGGCGGCAGTCACATCGGCACAGAGTGCGCTGGAAGCTACCGAGGCGGGATTTGAGGTAGGTACACGGACCATGGTCGATGTATTGGCGGAGCAGCGCAATCTGTATCGTGCTCAACGTGATTATGCCAAGGCACGCTATGATTACATCGTCAGCAGCCTGGTTCTGAAACAGTCCGCCAGCAGCCTTCGGCGGGAAGACGTGGAACTGGTGAACACCTGGCTGAAGCGCTGAACAATACGGTTTCCTCGGCCATTCCCGAACCCCTTTTGCCTGTCAGCGGAGCCCCTGCCTCATGTATGCGACCGTCTCACTC comes from the Methyloterricola oryzae genome and includes:
- the rfbB gene encoding dTDP-glucose 4,6-dehydratase; its protein translation is MTRTRTWLVTGGAGFIGGNFVLRQMARGGIQVINLDALTYAGNLDTLESVKDNPDHVFVLGSIGDHGLLDYLLQRYRPEAIVNFAAESHVDRSIDSPEAFVQTNVLGTFHLLEAARQYWRQLPRPESGAFRFLHVSTDEVYGSLGETGKFTETTRYQPNSPYSASKAGSDHLVRAYFHTYGMPVLTTNCSNNYGPYQFPEKLIPLMIHNALAGKALPVYGKGANIRDWLYVEDHCRAIERVLESGVPGQVYNVGGNNEKTNLDVVHTLCDLLDELVPGSPHRPHRQLIQFVTDRPGHDLRYAIDASKIRQDLDWEPEETFESGLRKTVQWYLDHREWTGRVMDGSYLGERLGLEPEENAA
- the rfbA gene encoding glucose-1-phosphate thymidylyltransferase RfbA — protein: MSASRKGLILAGGSGTRLHPLTLAVSKQLLPVFDKPMIYYPLSVLMLAGMREVLIITTPHDQPLFQALLGDGSQWGMSITYAVQARPEGLAQAFVIGREFVGSNPSCLILGDNIFYGHGFQKYLLTAAERTEGATVFGYWVKDPERYGVAEFDHEGKVTALVEKPAAPKSQYAVTGLYFYDAQVCDMARELKPSARGELEITDINNLYLQQGQLRVDRLGRGIAWLDTGTHDSLMQASNFIQTIEERQGLKVACPEEIAWSQGWIDNGQVEALADGLNKSGYGLYLKQLIRQGGPL
- a CDS encoding ABC transporter permease; the protein is MSPLHYLRALNGIVLRELYRFVHQRERFVSALVRPLVWLFIFAAGFRSTLGVAIIPPYETYILYEVYITPGLLGMIQLFNGMQSSLSMVYDREMGSMRTLLVSPLPRWFLLLGKLLAGTLVSVLQAYTFLAVAWFYDVQAPPEGYLTLLPALVLSGLMLGALGLLLSSFIKQLENFAGVMNFVIFPMFFLSTALYPLWKIQESSELLETLARYNPFSQAVELIRFALYEQFNLPACLHTAAALATFLLLAVIGYNPSKGMMQRKVGGE
- the rfbC gene encoding dTDP-4-dehydrorhamnose 3,5-epimerase translates to MKVRETNLPGVLLLEPKVFGDPRGFFKESWNRRTFADAGLNLEFVQDNLSFSRRGILRGLHFQNPNPQGKLVQALQGEVFDVAVDIRQGSPSFGQWFGALLSEDNHLQMYVPEGFAHGFCVLSETALFAYKCTDFYDPGAEFSLRYDDPEIGIAWPLTIPPTLSAKDEQAILLRDFPREALPVYPGP
- a CDS encoding ABC transporter substrate-binding protein codes for the protein MRHTGTSNHDPQALPQAFLCRLRSACLIVCLCLLAYGSVQAAAKKGVTKPPPTPAATPAPDALKIAFLHPASTPSLTQPPFFIAEDRSGGMQGARLGTQDNNTTGQFTRQHFELLEAEITDDVAPAEKARQMLAQGFRHLIVNLPADAIKAIAALPEAQNALIYNIGSSDDELRGVACSPNLLHLLPSRAMRADALAQYLSKKRWQKLLLAVGPEAADQAYAAAVRRAAARFGLKIVAERPWQHTFDERRTPESEIPVFTQGVEYDILVVADESGAFGDLLSYRTWLSRPVAGTQGLMPVGWHYTHEQWGAIQLQNRFKDLTGVWMSEVDYAAWLAVRAIGEAATRTKTMQFEPIRGFLRGPELSLAGFKGVPLSFRPWDGQLRQPVLLAAAHSLIAVSPIEGFLHPKTELDTLGYDQPESQCHLAP
- a CDS encoding ABC transporter ATP-binding protein, coding for MNESSAPALKVAGLSYAYGNRRALDGVNFTLAEGTCTILLGPNGAGKSTLFALITRLYDSRDGFVEIAGFELKQQSRKALARLGVVFQQPTLDLDLSVEQNLRYHASLHGLSRKQADARIREELERQSMFERRKEKIRQLNGGHRRRVEIARALLHRPSLLLLDEPTVGLDVPSRKAIVDYVHGLCLDGQIAVLWATHLIDEIYPQDRIIVLHKGTIRADGSLSEVLAASHSETIDNAFTALTGGAA
- a CDS encoding PQQ-dependent catabolism-associated beta-propeller protein yields the protein MKITFVLAMAAAFANQAALASETLFVTLEKDNALALVDAQSGKLTKTVKIGKRPRGIEISKDFKSIYVAVSDDNTILVIDSSTLKVTGKLPSGDDPETFAIAPDGSQIYASNEDDNKVTVIDTATRKAIKAIPVGVEPEGIAVSPDGRWLASTSETTNMAHWIDRAKLEIVENSLVDPRPRSARFTDDSKQLWVSSEIAGSVTVFDVESKTPIKKLSFKIPGVTQEKIQPVGMRVDKDRRYAYVALGPANRVAVIDAQKLEVLQYLLVGQRVWNLEFSPDQKRLYTTNGVSNDVSIIDLEKHKVLKSVAVGQYPWGIAVKP
- the rfbD gene encoding dTDP-4-dehydrorhamnose reductase; translation: MKILLIGREGQIAWELQRSLACLGDVVALDRRSPALPVDLADPDSLRKAANTVQPQVIVNAGAYTAVDLAEQEETLAFQINGTAPGVLAEAARTIGAALVHYSTDYVFPGDGLSPYTEDDLTGPSSVYGRSKLQGELAIAQTGCAHLILRTAWVYGGRGQNFLLTMLRLMRERDSLQIVDDQRGSPSWSRMLAESTALLLARCGNYERLVEASGIYHLTCGGETSWYGFAQAIRAEAIARGLLPPDCARLEPIPSSAYPRPARRPSYSALSNQKLAQAFDIRLPNWENALQLCLSDMATA